Proteins encoded by one window of Astatotilapia calliptera chromosome 13, fAstCal1.2, whole genome shotgun sequence:
- the cdh5 gene encoding cadherin-5: MMAWLQQWTTGLMATMALTVITAQDSGLPGVERENLGPADIVKKESHPVLFRQKRGWIWNSLYVEEEKPVVTPLKIGRLKSDKSNPGGVFKIEGEGANDIFIVDNKGDLFVTKSLDREKKNAYHLTAMMSDAYGNRIENPGEFVVQVTDINDNTPVFTQSYNGSIEERSRIGRIVVEVKATDADDPTTANAELRYSLTHGDISGFEIDSITGVISCKINTLDRETREEYVVVVKAQDMRGLASGSTATTSVTIKITDINDNIASFTRTKYDLNVPENHKVDETIGILELVDKDEIQNKEPIFTIQNLNSNIFNIEPNHNKDGNLVLKEALDFEKTNSYSFTVRMKENVQTPADNTNAAITSAQVNINVLDVDEPPIFSEDMYSFNVKEEMHVNNIGFIKARDPDRANKTIQFSIMQPDCPIGINRLTGQLYTLRNLDREDKPTHMFQVKAQEEPSGLESVVKVNINVQDVNDNEPELRADDIYICENDESNTIIGTLTATDKDDQPVAFTFSLASENSNFSIRNYGNGTAALIVKQGPFSLDDPKNYKVDIRVSDGGHPSKSSVSTVSVGICQCDPNRNRTYCKPEARRMGVSVHALTAILLCILTILVIVILFAMRKRYQKDSLANMKNSGEIHEQLVTYDEEGGGEMDTNGYDVSILTSACHDGSLLRHQDHRPHPSLYAMVQKPPHHTQPTACKGDMAAMIEVKKDEADHDRDGFPYDTLHIYGYEGPESLAGSLSSLGSSSTGSNLDYDFLNDWGPRFRTLAELYGVDGPDYYHQY; encoded by the exons ATGATGGCTTGGCTCCAGCAGTGGACCACAGGACTTATGGCCACTATGGCCTTGACCGTCATCACTGCTCAAGACTCTGGACTTCCTGGGGTAGAAAGAGAGAATCTCGGCCCAGCTGACATTGTCAAAAAGGAATCCCATCCTGTGCTGTTCCGGCAAAAAAGAGGCTGGATCTGGAACTCTCTCTATGTAGAAGAGGAGAAACCTGTTGTGACTCCGCTCAAGATAGGACGG ctcAAGTCAGACAAGAGTAACCCAGGTGGGGTTTTTAAAATAGAAGGTGAGGGAGCAAACGACATCTTCATCGTGGATAATAAAGGAGACCTGTTTGTCACCAAATCTCTggacagagaaaagaagaatgCTTACCATTTGACTGCTATGATGTCAGATGCATATGGCAACCGAATAGAAAACCCTGGAGAATTTGTTGTCCAGGTGACAGATATCAATGACAACACTCCTGTTTTCACTCAATCATACAATGGATCCATTGAGGAGAGGTCTAGAATAG GAAGAATAGTGGTTGAGGTGAAAGCTACTGATGCAGACGACCCCACCACTGCTAATGCAGAACTCAGGTACTCTTTGACCCATGGAGACATTTCAGGCTTTGAAATCGACAGCATCACAG GTGTGATCAGCTGCAAGATAAACACTTTGGACCGGGAAACCAGGGAGGAGTATGTGGTGGTGGTTAAAGCTCAGGACATGAGAGGATTGGCCTCTGGCAGCACAGCCACCACCTCGGTCACTATTAAGATAACTGACATCAATGACAACATTGCTTCTTTTACCAGAA CAAAATATGATCTGAACGTTCCAGAAAACCACAAGGTGGATGAGACGATTGGGATTCTGGAATTGGTGGATAAAGATGAGATTCAGAACAAGGAGCCCATATTTACCATTCAAAATCTTAATAGCAACATATTCAATATTGAACCCAACCATAACAAGGATGGAAACCTCGTGCTCAAAGAG GCTCTGGACTTTGAGAAGACAAACAGCTATTCTTTCACTGTCCGGATGAAAGAAAATGTCCAAACTCCCGCTGACAACACAAACGCTGCAATCACCAGTGCACAG GTCAACATCAACGTGTTAGATGTAGATGAGCCACCGATCTTCTCTGAGGACATGTACAGCTTTAACGTGAAGGAAGAAATGCATGTGAACAACATAGGATTCATCAAAGCCAGAGATCCTGACAGAGCCAACAAAACCATACA GTTCTCCATCATGCAGCCGGACTGTCCTATCGGTATCAACCGACTCACAGGTCAACTGTACACTCTGAGAAATCTGGACAGAGAGGATAAGCCCACACACATGTTTCAAGTTAAGGCGCAAGAGGAGCCAAGTG GTTTAGAGTCAGTTGTAAAAGTTAATATTAATGTTCAGGATGTGAATGACAATGAACCTGAACTCAGAGCTGACGACATCTATATATGTGAGAACGACGAGTCTAATACG ATAATTGGAACCTTGACTGCCACAGATAAAGATGATCAGCCAGTTGCCTTCACTTTCAGTCTGGCGAGTGAGAATTCCAACTTCTCCATCAGAAACTATGGCA ATGGCACAGCAGCTCTCATTGTGAAACAGGGCCCGTTCAGCCTGGATGACCCCAAGAATTACAAGGTGGATATAAGGGTCAGTGACGGAGGACATCCCTCCAAGAGCAGCGTCTCCACAGTATCAGTTGGG ATATGTCAGTGTGATCCCAACCGGAATCGTACTTATTGCAAACCTGAGGCTCGGAGAATGGGAGTCAGTGTTCATGCCCTGACAGCCATTTTGCTTTGCATACTGACAATTCTCG tcATAGTGATCCTGTTCGCGATGAGGAAACGCTACCAGAAGGATTCTCTGGCCAATATGAAAAACAGCGGAGAGATTCATGAGCAGCTGGTCACATACgatgaggagggaggaggagagatgGACACTAATGG CTATGATGTCTCAATCCTCACTTCCGCTTGCCATGACGGTTCCCTGCTTCGCCACCAAGATCACCGCCCCCACCCCTCACTCTACGCCATGGTCCAGAAACCCCCCCACCACACTCAGCCCACCGCATGTAAGGGCGACATGGCAGCGATGATTGAGGTAAAGAAAGACGAAGCTGATCACGACCGAGATGGATTCCCTTATGACACTCTCCACATCTACGGCTACGAGGGACCCGAGTCTTTAGCCGGAAGTCTCAGCTCTCTGGGAAGTTCCTCTACTGGTTCGAACTTGGATTATGACTTTCTCAACGATTGGGGCCCGAGGTTCAGGACCCTGGCAGAGCTCTATGGTGTAGATGGCCCAGATTACTACCATCAGTACTGA